The DNA region GCAGAAACATATCAGCATCAATGGTAAACACACAGAACCCTACATGTATTATATCTTCCAGTATATTGACGCTCCACAAACAAGAGAATGACTTCACTTCTAGTTACCTGGTGCTGGATGCTGCGCAGGTTGATCACGTGGAAGTCGCAGGGCAGAGCCCCCGTGAAGGGGGCGAAGGTGTGCAGGGGAGGGATGCCACGCTTCTTGGGCAGCACGGGCAGCGCAATCACCTCGTGGTTGAGGATGGCCGAGGTCAAGTGACTGAGCAGGGAGGGGAAGCTGGTTGGTCCACTGTCCACCACCTGAGAGGCAGAGAAACACATCACAACAGACAACACAGGTCATATCTGACAACTAACCCCATCCCACCGTGCTTAGCTTCAGCACTCAACACAGTAGGGAAGCTGCATATTCATTTGAATTTTAAGCGCATATCCAATTCCAGGATGCTGCTATGGCAGACCTTTGAGCTACAGGGTAGAGGGCAGCTAAAACACAGGTTAAACTAAAGTTAAGAACTACAGCTATAGCAcagattacacagacagactACCAGCCAGCTACAGCTGGGTAGCAAGCAACCTCACTGTTGCCGTGGCAACATTACCTCTTGAGCACCGCCTCTCAGAGTGATTGTGATGAGCgagtgaaacatggaggagagtTTGGCAAAGAAGCCAGCATGCTGGAGTGCAATGGAAGAGCAGACAGACAAAGATAACAAAAATAAATGAAAGGGGGTGACAAAAGAATGGAGGTACAGTGGTTAACAATCGCAGCATGAGAGATGAGACATTTTCAACAACTGCTGATAAACAGAATTCCTGACTTACCCACTGTTTCCACTCAGACTATATTGGCTTCATTTGCTTGGATATGACACCTATAAACAAGATGCAGGAAGTTCCAGTAACTTCCATCTGAGGACTCTAGACTGACTGACCTTGTTGCCAGTGGACCTACTCTCCAGTAGGAGGCGGAAGCGGTTGGCAGTCTTCTTGTTGTCCTTCAGTCCCTGGCCCAGGCCGCGGTTATCATCTTGCATCAGCCGCCGGTCCAGAATCACCTCCAACTGGCCTGAAGTAGAGAAAAGCAGAGACATGCACATAGAGCTCTATCATAGATCCTGGATAGAATGCGATGTGTGATTGACATTCCCATTGAGGACTTCCACCATTctaactgggtggggattcctatgggttgggAGCGTTCAGACAAAGATCATAGCATTGTCTTCTTCAAATTGGGTTGCCTATGGATGGTCAATTGCATTTTCCCTGCCTCTGTTGTGGTAAAAAGCTGAGGTATGGGCTGGAGTAATATAaccaaattcatagacagagctaaaGATGCAAGGACTGGCCAaaccatgatatcaaaattatagttttaatcatgttttgaggctatatagtattTGTTACATTTACTTAGTTTACAAAAATTGGCTTAagacaagcttatattttgggttcgaCAGTTCAACTAAGcacatgaggcatttataagtgatATTCTTAAAGagtcaatgggtacatatcattactTCATAAATCCCaaaattgatgtagcaactgcagtcCTTCCCTACCGCTCTCTAGGCTGGTGGCACCCAGGGCCTGGGCAGAGTGCAGGGTGAGGCGGTGCTGGCTGTCCTGAATGTAGGCCTGGCTGGCGATTGGGTAGAAGTTGGCCTGCAGGGGGAGCTTCAGGAAGCGGCGTCGGGGCTGCATCTGTGGAAACATTACAGTATCGAGGTACATGTTGAAGCCAAAGATCAGACATTCTGTAGTGTAAAGTGTGTGTTGTGGTCTGACCTGGAATCCGTTGAGGTCTGTGTAGAAGGTGTCGTCATTCTGGATGTCAGTGACCAGCCGCATGGCCAGCTCCTTGTTAGACTGTTCTCTGATGTCCACCATGGTGGTGACATCCAGGGACAGACCGTCCACACCTGGCACATTGTGTATGCGGATGGTCTGTTGGAAGTGCTGGTAGAAAGCCACTACCTCAGAGAAAAGAGGTCCCTCCACCACACGCACCACCGGAGGCTCCTTCTGACTGTAGGGCtgaaagatggagagacagtgtgtttctctaatggttaaggttaggattgaggCAGGTTACTGATCCTAAAATGGTCAACATGTAACGTACTGTATCTCTAGTAGAGGTAGGAGGGTTTTAAAGCTTGCTCACCTTAGCCTTTCCGTCAGGCAGGAAGAGGTAAGCCCCGCTCTTATCCTTGGAGGACCGAGTACCATATGTCACAAACTGGATCTGAACCTTCAACTCCTGAGGGTCATCTTTACGACGGATACTCTGCtcgagagacagaaggagagaccaTATTATACATTACACTTCAACCAACTGATTCTGTGCTGCCTATTTGGAATTCATCAAATGAGAAAAGGGCCTTGGACGAATTTTATCATTTTAGTCAACTTTTAGGCTGAATTCCAAATCTGTTAGAGACAAAGcacagtcagtggctgcatcCCCAAATGAGAGTCCAGGCCTTTGGCCAAAAGTACTGCATTACATAGGCTACTATCTTGGCTGCAGCCAGCCCTCTACCCCTCCACGCACCTCCAGCAGGCCTGTGGTTCCTGAGAAGCCCAGTGTGAGGGACTGGGTGGAGGTGTAGAAGGGTTGTGGGTCTGCCGTCTGGGAGCGGAGGGGGAGGGGATCCACAGCGTGGGCAGTCTGCCCCCGACCAGACAGCCTCAGCAGGGTCTCAGAGCGCAGCGTCATGGGGGTGTCGGCAGAGTCATACAGGTGGAACACAGCCAGGCCCAGGGCAGGCAGACGCACCATGAAGGAGGCCTGTagacaggacagaacacagttaaaacacacacacggcagACAGACCGGGGCACTCATGCTACACCTAATATAATCAATGCATCTGTCAAATGAAGTACCAAGCAATGCCCATTAAGTAGCCACTGAGAGCACCACAAATTAAACCAGCAACCACACACACCTGGAAGACCTCTGCGCTCATCTGGCTAGCAGAGCTCCACTGGGCACTGAGCTGCACAGGGAGGGTCTGTCCGTCCTCTGTGAGCACCCTGACCCTGGCAGAGTTCACCAACACTGTAACCACACACAGCCTATCCTGCTCCACCGGGTTGAATAGCACCAGGTACCTgacggagagacagggggatATCAGTCACAAACACCGGACCCATGAGAGACTGTAGTGGGGCAGAGTGGAGGGGGGGGGTTACCTGGGTCCTGACTGGTCCAGTTCAATAAGAGTGCGCTGGGGCAGGGAGTCTTGGGTGGCACGTCTGTCATCCTATAGGATAAGGATATGAGTATGCGATTGTCAGTTGCACTGATTGCTTACACTAGAGAAGCACTGAGTAGTAGATCACAACTCCCATTGGAAAGTGACAGAAAAGAGAAGATAGACTTATATAAGCTATTGTAACACTAATGCATTGTTAGAGAGCTCCATGTCATGAACAGGTTGACGCTCCCAGTCCTTCTCCCTCACCGTCTCTAGGAAGGGTTCTGTCTGGTAGAAGCGATACACATCCTTGTTCTTCATCACTAGGAAGTGGGCTGCGTTAATGATCACTCTCTTCAGGCCCTGCAGGGAGTGCAGTAACCTACAGGAGAGACAAAGGACCAAGGACACATTATCCTAATATTCTTGAAGTTTGAGACATGAGTGTCTCACATCTCTATTCTGCGTCTCTCTTAGCCACTGACCTGTTGCCGTAGTCAATGACCACGTTCTCCTTGGCGGTGCCTGTGATGGCATCGTGATGCTGGAAGAGGGCGACGGTACGCCTTGCGTCCGTCAGCAGGGTGTAGTCTGAAGTGGGGTAGCGGCCCTCCATGCCTGTGTGGCGAGCATGAGCCACGGCAAGACTGAACAGGATCTCTGCCCCCCTTGGGAACACCACACAGGAATAGTTTAACAAAGACAAGTGAACCGTTGACAGTGTGCATGACAGGTTTCCATCTTCCAATTATTTATCTTTTGAAAACTACACACGTGGTTAACATTGTTGAATTAACGACTGAGAGTAAGGCTCAGATGCCAACCTGCTGTTTCACAGGTGTATTGAAGCCATGTCTGTCTGATTCCACCTGGCCTTACCGGAGATGGGACTCCAGCACGCGGTCCATGCTCTTGTAGAAGGGCCGGGAGGTGTAGTAGCCGCTCCAGTAGTGGTCCTCGCGGTCTGCGTACGCAAAGAAGTCCCCACTCAGCACCGGGTAGTCTGGGGGTCTGGCACCCTGGGGCACATTGTTGGCCTTGTAAACCGCAGTGAAGTATTCGGTCAGGGTCCCAAACTGGGCCTGGAGACATACAGGAACACAGGTGAGATTGAATCTAAAAATGTCCTCCCTAAACATCAATCAAAAACGAATGTTCAATAactaacagacctctccccaGAAGAACCAGAGAATTGTGAGCTTGGTCTCTGACCTGCACGTGCATCTCGGGGTGAGAGTTCATGTAGTCAAAGAGTCTCTGGTAGTTGAGATACTGCTGGTCCCACTCCAGGGCCTTGTCGTAACGAAAGTCATCTCCCAGTGGAACCAGAACCACCTTACTGCGGAAAAGCTTGGACTTCTTTCGGTACTGGTCCAAGAGCAGGTGGGCCctagggtggagagagaggttacacacagatTAACATCACAATTGTGGCTTGTGGATGCCAGTATTACAG from Oncorhynchus mykiss isolate Arlee chromosome 1, USDA_OmykA_1.1, whole genome shotgun sequence includes:
- the man2a2 gene encoding alpha-mannosidase 2x isoform X2 gives rise to the protein MKLKKQVTVCGGAIFCVAVFSLYLMLDRVQHDPARRQNGGGNFPRSQISVLQNRIEQLEQLLEENHQIISHIKDSVLELTDTGAVSPSGQLPFRSANGSWVLPFDGRPTFLSVKPQDCQFAQGRRGQTDLQMLDVYSLLKFDNVDGGVWKQGFEITYEPGEWDSEPLQVFVVPHSHNDPGWIKTFDKYYTDQTQHIFNNMLVKLTEDPRRKFIWSEISYFAKWWESADMHKQEAMRKLILGGQLEMVTGGWVMSDEANVHYFAMIDQLIEGHQWLEKNVGVTPRSGWAVDPFGHSATMPYLLKRANLTSMLIQRVHYSIKKHFASIRSLEFMWRQAWDQKSGTDIFCHMMPFYSYDVPHTCGPDPKICCQFDFKRLPGGRVNCPWKVPPRAVVEANVAERAHLLLDQYRKKSKLFRSKVVLVPLGDDFRYDKALEWDQQYLNYQRLFDYMNSHPEMHVQAQFGTLTEYFTAVYKANNVPQGARPPDYPVLSGDFFAYADREDHYWSGYYTSRPFYKSMDRVLESHLRGAEILFSLAVAHARHTGMEGRYPTSDYTLLTDARRTVALFQHHDAITGTAKENVVIDYGNRLLHSLQGLKRVIINAAHFLVMKNKDVYRFYQTEPFLETDDRRATQDSLPQRTLIELDQSGPRYLVLFNPVEQDRLCVVTVLVNSARVRVLTEDGQTLPVQLSAQWSSASQMSAEVFQASFMVRLPALGLAVFHLYDSADTPMTLRSETLLRLSGRGQTAHAVDPLPLRSQTADPQPFYTSTQSLTLGFSGTTGLLESIRRKDDPQELKVQIQFVTYGTRSSKDKSGAYLFLPDGKAKPYSQKEPPVVRVVEGPLFSEVVAFYQHFQQTIRIHNVPGVDGLSLDVTTMVDIREQSNKELAMRLVTDIQNDDTFYTDLNGFQMQPRRRFLKLPLQANFYPIASQAYIQDSQHRLTLHSAQALGATSLESGQLEVILDRRLMQDDNRGLGQGLKDNKKTANRFRLLLESRSTGNKVVDSGPTSFPSLLSHLTSAILNHEVIALPVLPKKRGIPPLHTFAPFTGALPCDFHVINLRSIQHQQDTHSPSPYTALILHRKGLDCGLETPNPGFNCTTTEGQLGLSSLFRNLDLQLLQPVSLSLMYSSPPMANDSSVSLEPMEISAFRLKLR
- the man2a2 gene encoding alpha-mannosidase 2x isoform X1, which gives rise to MKLKKQVTVCGGAIFCVAVFSLYLMLDRVQHDPARRQNGGGNFPRSQISVLQNRIEQLEQLLEENHQIISHIKDSVLELTDTGAVSPSGQLPFRSANGSWVLPFDGRPTFLSVKPQDCQFAQGRRGQTDLQMLDVYSLLKFDNVDGGVWKQGFEITYEPGEWDSEPLQVFVVPHSHNDPGWIKTFDKYYTDQTQHIFNNMLVKLTEDPRRKFIWSEISYFAKWWESADMHKQEAMRKLILGGQLEMVTGGWVMSDEANVHYFAMIDQLIEGHQWLEKNVGVTPRSGWAVDPFGHSATMPYLLKRANLTSMLIQRVHYSIKKHFASIRSLEFMWRQAWDQKSGTDIFCHMMPFYSYDVPHTCGPDPKICCQFDFKRLPGGRVNCPWKVPPRAVVEANVAERAHLLLDQYRKKSKLFRSKVVLVPLGDDFRYDKALEWDQQYLNYQRLFDYMNSHPEMHVQAQFGTLTEYFTAVYKANNVPQGARPPDYPVLSGDFFAYADREDHYWSGYYTSRPFYKSMDRVLESHLRGAEILFSLAVAHARHTGMEGRYPTSDYTLLTDARRTVALFQHHDAITGTAKENVVIDYGNRLLHSLQGLKRVIINAAHFLVMKNKDVYRFYQTEPFLETDDRRATQDSLPQRTLIELDQSGPRYLVLFNPVEQDRLCVVTVLVNSARVRVLTEDGQTLPVQLSAQWSSASQMSAEVFQASFMVRLPALGLAVFHLYDSADTPMTLRSETLLRLSGRGQTAHAVDPLPLRSQTADPQPFYTSTQSLTLGFSGTTGLLESIRRKDDPQELKVQIQFVTYGTRSSKDKSGAYLFLPDGKAKPYSQKEPPVVRVVEGPLFSEVVAFYQHFQQTIRIHNVPGVDGLSLDVTTMVDIREQSNKELAMRLVTDIQNDDTFYTDLNGFQMQPRRRFLKLPLQANFYPIASQAYIQDSQHRLTLHSAQALGATSLESGQLEVILDRRLMQDDNRGLGQGLKDNKKTANRFRLLLESRSTGNKHAGFFAKLSSMFHSLITITLRGGAQEVVDSGPTSFPSLLSHLTSAILNHEVIALPVLPKKRGIPPLHTFAPFTGALPCDFHVINLRSIQHQQDTHSPSPYTALILHRKGLDCGLETPNPGFNCTTTEGQLGLSSLFRNLDLQLLQPVSLSLMYSSPPMANDSSVSLEPMEISAFRLKLR